Proteins from one Cellulosilyticum lentocellum DSM 5427 genomic window:
- a CDS encoding response regulator transcription factor, which produces MGQETILIVDDEKEIRDLIEIYLKNEGYIVEKAGTGLEALQLVEERQIDLIILDVMMPVVNGIDACIKIREQYNTPIIMLSAKVEDIDKILGLSVGADDYLAKPFNPLELIARVKAQLRRFTKLNTAHTSSKVLEQDGLTLNLETGKVHKNGDEINLTPTELSILKLLWMNKGMVFKIETIYERVWGQEYFDNNNTVMVHIRKLREKIEENPRTPDYIYTVWGVGYKFGE; this is translated from the coding sequence ATGGGGCAAGAAACAATACTCATAGTAGATGATGAAAAAGAAATAAGGGATTTAATAGAAATCTATTTGAAAAATGAGGGCTATATAGTAGAGAAAGCAGGGACAGGTCTAGAGGCACTGCAGTTAGTAGAGGAGAGACAGATAGACCTTATTATATTAGATGTTATGATGCCAGTAGTAAATGGGATAGATGCTTGCATCAAGATTAGAGAACAATATAATACGCCGATTATTATGCTTTCAGCTAAGGTAGAGGACATTGATAAAATATTAGGCCTTTCAGTTGGAGCAGATGATTACCTCGCAAAACCGTTTAATCCACTAGAGCTTATTGCTAGGGTAAAGGCTCAGCTTCGTCGATTTACTAAGTTAAATACGGCACATACAAGTAGTAAGGTTTTAGAGCAAGACGGATTAACGCTTAATTTAGAAACAGGTAAGGTGCATAAGAATGGAGATGAAATTAATCTTACACCTACTGAATTAAGTATATTAAAACTTTTATGGATGAATAAAGGTATGGTGTTTAAAATAGAGACGATTTATGAACGTGTATGGGGTCAAGAGTATTTTGATAATAATAACACAGTGATGGTTCATATTAGGAAGCTAAGGGAGAAAATAGAAGAAAATCCTAGAACGCCTGATTATATTTACACGGTATGGGGTGTAGGCTATAAGTTTGGAGAATAG